From the Cryptomeria japonica chromosome 2, Sugi_1.0, whole genome shotgun sequence genome, one window contains:
- the LOC131864838 gene encoding uncharacterized protein LOC131864838 — MAERLKVLLPKLVSENENGFTPGREIADSIILVSEIIHSLHKEKLKGMIIKLDVTKACDKVIWNFLCHVLVKFGFLEKWIECIKFCISTVKFSILINGKLSGFFGATNGLRQEDPLSPSLCVLMAEVLGRLIKKRHSEGIWKGIKVHEQFEAITCSQFVDDAIIFGEASIQEAAVIKNTLEEYVLASGQVMNKGKSQLFFFNINRQIQGRIAQLLDINITELSIKYLGVQISKGCRQSQTWEDVIKSCQSKSENWKNRWLTQAGRLTMIKYVLMAIPIYSISCFKMSFTAGKNPNNLLKKFVWDGPKDNRKISLINWDTLCLIKEDEGVGLKKMELQNSALGAKLSWKMCKEPQKLWCRLFQKKFLDSEDTNRNLIVANTERGSATWNFPWECRHIIIDHISWKISNGSTALFWRDSWDGFPPLSKSFEDKGWVDMVENCIGQHVCNYMENQIDHNGLRRWKKINIGNPSLCEQLWKAIKDRKIPKSVEEDNIIWCATKSRVYNPKLGYEVQRKRGSNNTWPHKLCWNHKILPKAGAFLWISLHSRILTVVLEAVLLPLVDIIDSGERTIELFAGFVKPLIADNIANVILNLEEVVKVSILKVYFQFENYLPLEIEEDPKEEDSDESVDGDDFADKHRSRDG; from the exons ATGGCTGAAAGATTGAAGGTATTGCTTCCAAAGTTAGTCTCTGAAAATGAGAATGGGTTTACACCGGGTAGGGAAATTGCGGATAGCATCATCCTGGTATCGGAAATCATACACTCACTCCACAAGGAAAAACTAAAAGGTATGATTATTAAACTTGATGTTACCAAAGCTTGTGATAAGGTGATTTGGAACTTTCTTTGCCATGTCCTTGTCAAATTTGGTTTTCTAGAAAAATGGATTGAATGCATAAAATTCTGCATTAGCACTGTTAAATTTTCAATACTAATTAATGGAAAATTAAGTGGGTTTTTTGGAGCCACGAATGGCCTACGACAAGAAGATCCTTTGTCTCCTTCGTTATGTGTTCTCATGGCAGAAGTGTTGGGGAGACTAATAAAAAAGAGGCATAGCGAAGGCATTTGGAAGGGAATCAAAGTTCATGAGCAATTTGAGGCAATTACATGTTCCCAATTTGTTGATGACGCCATCATATTCGGTGAGGCTTCCATCCAGGAAGCTGCAGTTATTAAAAACACACTTGAGGAGTATGTATTGGCCTCGGGCCAAGTTATGAATAAAGGAAAATCTCAGTTGTTTTTCTTTAACATCAATAGGCAAATCCAGGGTAGAATTGCACAACTCTTGGATATAAACATCACTGAGCTCTCGATCAAGTACTTAGGGGTTCAGATTAGCAAAGGGTGCAGGCAATCCCAAACATGGGAAGATGTGATTAAATCTTGTCAATCTAAATCAGAAAATTGGAAAAATAGATGGCTAACTCAAGCAGGTAGACTTACCATGATCAAATATGTTCTAATGGCCATTCCAATATATAGCATTTCATGCTTCAAAATGTCGTTCACTGCTGGGAAAAATCCAAATAATTTACTGAAAAAGTTTGTGTGGGATGGACCTAAAGACAACAGGAAAATTTCGCTTATCAATTGGGACACTCTATGCCTTATTAAGGAAGACGAGGGTGTTGGCCTTAAGAAAATGGAATTACAAAACTCTGCTCTTGGTGCTAAGTTGTCTTGGAAAATGTGTAAGGAACCTCAAAAATTGTGGTGCAGGCTATTCCAAAAGAAGTTTCTTGATTCAGAAGACACTAACCGAAATCTCATTGTGGCAAATACTGAAAGAGGCTCGGCTACATGGAACTTCCCATGGGAATGTAGACACATTATCATAGATCATATCTCATGGAAAATCAGTAATGGCAGCACTGCGTTGTTTTGGAGAGACTCTTGGGACGGGTTTCCACCTTTATCAAAATCCTTTGAAGATAAGGGATGGGTAGACATGGTGGAAAATTGCATAGGGCAGCATGTGTGCAACTACATGGAAAACCAAATTGATCATAATGGTCTGAGAAGATGGAAGAAAATCAATATTGGAAATCCCTCATTATGTGAGCAACTATGGAAAGCAATAAAAGATAGGAAAATACCGAAATCTGTTGAAGAAGACAACATAATTTGGTGTGCAACAAAATCCAGGGTGTACAACCCCAAACTTGGGTATGAAGTTCAAAGGAAAAGGGGCTCCAACAACACTTGGCCGCATAAACTATGCTGGAATCACAAAATACTTCCAAAGGCTGGGGCTTTTTTGTGGATTTCTCTACATAGTAGAATCCTTACAG TGGTGTTGGAGGCAGTTCTCTTGCCTCTGGTTGATATCATTGACTCTGGGGAGCGCACGATTGAACTGTTTGCTGGATTTGTTAAACCATTAATTGCGGACAACATAGCCAATGTTATTTTAAATTTGGAGGAGGTTGTCAAAGTAAGCATATTGAAGGTATACTTCCAGTTTGAAAACTACCTACCCTTAGAGATAGAGGAGGATCCTAAAGAGGAGGACAGTGATGAATCTGTCGATGGTGATGACTTTGCCGATAAACACCGTTCGCGAGATGGCTAG
- the LOC131052156 gene encoding uncharacterized protein LOC131052156 isoform X1, producing MFIGTISFTCLEGFGAGGTANAMVEKTAEELRKEIDELNRQQWEITERLRDPRGIRRGGFSGNNTRNVGPGGGRTLGRGRGFVRMADKPEIDDEPPAKRRLSSAVVKVEDGEIVDDSKEKKEGKEQDKIADLKQDDSQANGKHSNLHRNQSGLKTDRGNWMEQDAQPVENVPRVLPKNEDPSLVKRNRRMLGQLLGTLEKFREEDKQLSSSEAFMRRSDSLRRAEQRAREESEKLRQQEREQLAEKRRRDLTLRARVAAKAEEKKLELLFLQWTEHHSKLCKFLRTTTEPPVYYVPAKPSENCVKLLEEQQKEFSEWKASRRQELTEYQKEISEQLLANVEVELQRWQNAGSTRNGNTAASLQESMDNDLESHKLSHGPKTRVPRGGEDAEEDVEDVGEDDIMDDVLEDEETAARRDDDTGTGKGIVSYGGGED from the exons ATGTTTATCGGAACGATTTCATTCA CTTGTCTCGAGGGCTTTGGTGCAGGCGGCACGGCTAACGCTATGGTGGAGAAGACTGCGGAGGAACTCCGCAAGGAGATCGATGAACTCAATCGCCAGCAGTGGGAG ATTACAGAGAGGTTACGTGATCCAAGAGGTATTCGGAGGGGTGGATTTTCTGGCAACAATACCCGCAATGTTGGCCCTGGTGGAGGTCGCACGCTTGGGAGAGGACGGGGATTTGTTCGGATG GCAGATAAGCCCGAGATTGACGACGAGCCACCAGCCAAGAGGCGACTCTCCTCAGCTGTAGTAAAG GTTGAGGATGGAGAAATTGTTGATGAttcaaaggaaaagaaagaaggcaAGGAACAAGACAAAATAGCAGATCTAAAACAGGATGACAGCCAAGCCAATGGTAAACACTCAAATTTACATCGTAATCAGAGTGGCTTGAAGACAGATAGAGGAAACTGGATG GAGCAAGATGCTCAACCTGTTGAGAATGTACCGAGGGTCCTACCTAAGAATGAAGATCCAAGCTTGGTGAAGCGAAATAGGAGAATGCTTGGACAACTTTTGGGGACACTTGAG AAATTTCGGGAGGAGGACAAGCAATTGTcatcatcagaagcattcatgcggCGATCAGATTCTTTAAGAAGA GCAGAGCAAAGGGCACGTGAGGAAAGTGAAAAACTTCGCCAACAAGAGCGCGAGCAACTTGCCGAAAAGAGACGCCGGGATTTG ACTCTTCGTGCACGGGTTGCTGCAAAGGCAGAAGAGAAGAAACTGGAACTACTTTTCCTGCAATGGACTGAACACCATAGCAAACTTTGCAAATTTTTAAG GACAACAACAGAACCCCCAGTATACTATGTCCCAGCAAAACCTTCAGAGAATTGTGTGAAGCTGCTTGAGGAGCAACAGAAG GAATTTTCTGAATGGAAAGCCAGTCGTAGACAAGAGTTAACAGAATACCAGAAAGAAATTAGTGAGCAACTACTTGCCAATGTTGAAGTGGAACTCCAGAGGTGGCAAAACGCAGGCAGTACTAGGAATGGGAACACTGCAGCCAGTCTACAGGAGAGCATGGATAATGATCTTGAGTCGCATAAATTGAGTCATGGTCCTAAAACACGTGTTCCAAGAGGTGGCGAAGATGCagaagaggatgttgaggatgTTGGAGAGGATGATATCATGGATGATGTGCTTGAGGACGAAGAAACTGCGGCAAGAAGGGATGACGATACAGGAACAGGTAAAGGTATTGTTAGCTATGGTGGTGGAGAAGATTAA
- the LOC131052156 gene encoding uncharacterized protein LOC131052156 isoform X2, with translation MVEKTAEELRKEIDELNRQQWEITERLRDPRGIRRGGFSGNNTRNVGPGGGRTLGRGRGFVRMADKPEIDDEPPAKRRLSSAVVKVEDGEIVDDSKEKKEGKEQDKIADLKQDDSQANGKHSNLHRNQSGLKTDRGNWMEQDAQPVENVPRVLPKNEDPSLVKRNRRMLGQLLGTLEKFREEDKQLSSSEAFMRRSDSLRRAEQRAREESEKLRQQEREQLAEKRRRDLTLRARVAAKAEEKKLELLFLQWTEHHSKLCKFLRTTTEPPVYYVPAKPSENCVKLLEEQQKEFSEWKASRRQELTEYQKEISEQLLANVEVELQRWQNAGSTRNGNTAASLQESMDNDLESHKLSHGPKTRVPRGGEDAEEDVEDVGEDDIMDDVLEDEETAARRDDDTGTGKGIVSYGGGED, from the exons ATGGTGGAGAAGACTGCGGAGGAACTCCGCAAGGAGATCGATGAACTCAATCGCCAGCAGTGGGAG ATTACAGAGAGGTTACGTGATCCAAGAGGTATTCGGAGGGGTGGATTTTCTGGCAACAATACCCGCAATGTTGGCCCTGGTGGAGGTCGCACGCTTGGGAGAGGACGGGGATTTGTTCGGATG GCAGATAAGCCCGAGATTGACGACGAGCCACCAGCCAAGAGGCGACTCTCCTCAGCTGTAGTAAAG GTTGAGGATGGAGAAATTGTTGATGAttcaaaggaaaagaaagaaggcaAGGAACAAGACAAAATAGCAGATCTAAAACAGGATGACAGCCAAGCCAATGGTAAACACTCAAATTTACATCGTAATCAGAGTGGCTTGAAGACAGATAGAGGAAACTGGATG GAGCAAGATGCTCAACCTGTTGAGAATGTACCGAGGGTCCTACCTAAGAATGAAGATCCAAGCTTGGTGAAGCGAAATAGGAGAATGCTTGGACAACTTTTGGGGACACTTGAG AAATTTCGGGAGGAGGACAAGCAATTGTcatcatcagaagcattcatgcggCGATCAGATTCTTTAAGAAGA GCAGAGCAAAGGGCACGTGAGGAAAGTGAAAAACTTCGCCAACAAGAGCGCGAGCAACTTGCCGAAAAGAGACGCCGGGATTTG ACTCTTCGTGCACGGGTTGCTGCAAAGGCAGAAGAGAAGAAACTGGAACTACTTTTCCTGCAATGGACTGAACACCATAGCAAACTTTGCAAATTTTTAAG GACAACAACAGAACCCCCAGTATACTATGTCCCAGCAAAACCTTCAGAGAATTGTGTGAAGCTGCTTGAGGAGCAACAGAAG GAATTTTCTGAATGGAAAGCCAGTCGTAGACAAGAGTTAACAGAATACCAGAAAGAAATTAGTGAGCAACTACTTGCCAATGTTGAAGTGGAACTCCAGAGGTGGCAAAACGCAGGCAGTACTAGGAATGGGAACACTGCAGCCAGTCTACAGGAGAGCATGGATAATGATCTTGAGTCGCATAAATTGAGTCATGGTCCTAAAACACGTGTTCCAAGAGGTGGCGAAGATGCagaagaggatgttgaggatgTTGGAGAGGATGATATCATGGATGATGTGCTTGAGGACGAAGAAACTGCGGCAAGAAGGGATGACGATACAGGAACAGGTAAAGGTATTGTTAGCTATGGTGGTGGAGAAGATTAA